A genomic segment from Chitinophaga niabensis encodes:
- a CDS encoding LamG domain-containing protein, producing the protein MKKILFILLVLFTACKKDDAPSAFKNELVNIIASTKELISKTTEGTELGMTAPGSKVTLQTQVDWATFILQNSGTDTAYANAKKKLLLAIEIFNNNKVKAGVPKFVNGAYFDLGQLKNLVPNVKSFTIECKVKLADLNTDGTASLGSFITADDGTTGILLRYTKAGKVEAYVNGGSWFGAGTGNNAVQVNTWHHISFTFNGTTIKVYIDGVEAATATSATEITPKTAEASPFFMGMSRNFQFNSADQRAMHGNIKDVRFWKVPLTAAEIMDNKDKALTGTEANIVALWPFDLNLGLTVKDKTGNFSAAGKNVTWE; encoded by the coding sequence ATGAAAAAGATATTATTTATACTGCTTGTACTGTTCACCGCCTGTAAAAAGGACGATGCTCCTTCCGCCTTTAAGAACGAACTGGTGAATATCATAGCATCTACAAAAGAACTGATCTCCAAAACGACTGAAGGAACGGAACTGGGCATGACGGCCCCCGGTTCCAAAGTTACCCTGCAAACGCAGGTGGACTGGGCCACATTCATCCTCCAGAATTCCGGTACGGATACTGCTTACGCCAATGCCAAAAAGAAGCTATTACTGGCGATCGAGATCTTTAATAACAACAAAGTAAAGGCCGGGGTGCCTAAATTTGTGAACGGCGCTTACTTTGACCTGGGCCAGCTGAAGAACCTGGTACCGAATGTGAAGTCCTTCACCATTGAATGTAAGGTAAAACTGGCGGACCTCAACACAGATGGTACGGCCAGCCTCGGCAGTTTTATCACGGCAGACGATGGCACCACGGGTATTCTGCTACGCTATACCAAAGCAGGGAAAGTGGAAGCTTATGTGAATGGTGGTTCCTGGTTTGGTGCGGGTACAGGTAATAACGCGGTACAAGTGAACACATGGCACCATATTTCGTTTACTTTTAACGGCACTACGATTAAGGTGTATATAGACGGGGTGGAAGCTGCCACCGCTACATCCGCAACAGAGATCACGCCTAAAACGGCGGAAGCCTCGCCTTTCTTTATGGGCATGTCCCGCAACTTCCAGTTCAATTCAGCAGACCAGCGGGCCATGCACGGAAATATCAAAGATGTACGCTTCTGGAAAGTACCTTTAACTGCCGCAGAAATAATGGATAATAAGGATAAGGCATTGACAGGAACAGAGGCAAACATTGTGGCACTGTGGCCATTTGATCTGAACCTTGGATTAACCGTGAAAGATAAAACAGGCAATTTTTCAGCAGCAGGTAAGAACGTTACCTGGGAATAA
- a CDS encoding SusC/RagA family TonB-linked outer membrane protein, producing the protein MKSASLRPMLCMLCLLLALQGYAQDVVKGVVTDAVNQTQIPGVAVRVKNRNTGTVSDPNGGFTLSLNAATDTIVASSIGYLTQELAVGGRKVLNISLQADPQKLGELVVIGYTTVRRKDLTGAVASMGPEQLTRMQSNNVVSSLVGLAGVRATGSDAGSIRIRGNRSVAASNTPLLIVDGMPYYGSLNTIDQNDIASLDVLKDASSAALYGSRGANGIIVITTKKGIKGKSRISVDSYTGVGKYYWGNLRNMKAAEYIQFKRDANRAAGIWNSTADDAKIFSTVELDKLGQVDNNFAKDYYDKLGFQTNNTITFTSGSDRGSQKISFNYLNNKARGKNMAKYDRFILSTDHDMQIRKNIRIGLSSRLSYEKQQNEPGSFGYRLFRFIPTVELYDENGELIAFPIGDSLLKNPFLDENRDAWDSQSSAYQAFIKAFFSVDILPGLNFRTNLSMDQVFTDAGSYIDNRSAVFAEALNQASISNGKSSRYAWNNILNYKKTFGDHAIDAFGVFELQESRSLSSNASGSDQALAQYKWYNIDALTQNKTLGSEFVRSQQLSYVGRVQYAYKDRYILTGTMRYDGASQLAPRNRWDLFPSIAAAWNISEEPFFKVKPVSNLKLRASYGLTGNNAISPYATYGAVLTRYTIFGGSGGDIPYPTLEPDQLAVETLKWEKTKMLNAGLDFGLFENRITGSVDFYSSKTSDLLNRRKLPYTTGFNNVWANIGKSQNTGVEITLNAVAIDKKDLRWSLGLNFYHNKEELTELYDPRLTKDIQNGWWIGYPVNGVTFDYVSAGIWQTNEAHIAAIYGRKPGEIKIKDMDGDGAITGNDRQIIGTERPTLGSSLTTTLTYRNFDLMLDVYSEIGALTRDDWSTTRWANDMGRFNAAKIDYWTPDNPSNKYPQPLAGRSSLDFISSIGYYKNDFVRLRNATLGYTFTKLLPFAERARVYVAAAEPLRYWRYTAEGGLSDREVVYNIGFNLTF; encoded by the coding sequence ATGAAAAGTGCTTCACTCAGACCAATGCTCTGCATGTTATGTTTGCTGCTTGCCCTGCAGGGGTATGCGCAGGATGTAGTGAAGGGTGTGGTTACAGACGCCGTCAATCAAACACAGATCCCGGGCGTAGCCGTCAGGGTCAAGAACAGGAACACAGGTACCGTTTCCGATCCCAACGGAGGATTCACCTTATCATTAAATGCAGCAACAGACACTATCGTAGCCAGCAGTATTGGTTATTTAACACAGGAGTTGGCCGTAGGCGGCAGAAAGGTGCTCAACATCTCTCTGCAGGCAGATCCGCAAAAGCTGGGAGAGCTGGTAGTGATCGGTTATACCACCGTGCGCAGGAAAGATCTCACCGGCGCCGTTGCTTCCATGGGACCGGAACAACTCACCCGTATGCAAAGCAATAACGTAGTGTCCAGTCTTGTTGGCCTTGCAGGCGTAAGGGCTACCGGTTCTGATGCCGGCAGCATCCGCATCCGCGGTAACCGTTCCGTAGCCGCCAGCAATACCCCTTTACTGATCGTAGACGGAATGCCGTATTACGGTTCCCTCAACACCATCGATCAAAACGACATTGCCTCCCTGGACGTGCTGAAAGATGCCTCCTCTGCTGCCCTGTACGGATCAAGAGGAGCCAACGGTATCATTGTGATCACCACTAAAAAGGGGATCAAAGGAAAGAGCCGCATTTCTGTGGATTCATATACCGGCGTAGGCAAATACTACTGGGGCAACCTCCGCAATATGAAAGCGGCAGAATACATCCAGTTCAAACGGGATGCTAACAGGGCCGCAGGGATCTGGAATTCCACAGCAGACGATGCTAAAATATTCTCTACAGTGGAACTGGATAAACTGGGGCAGGTAGATAATAATTTCGCTAAAGACTATTACGATAAACTGGGCTTCCAGACGAACAATACCATCACCTTTACTTCCGGCAGCGACAGAGGTTCGCAGAAGATCTCTTTCAACTACCTGAACAATAAAGCCCGTGGAAAGAACATGGCCAAATACGACCGCTTCATTCTTTCCACTGATCACGATATGCAGATCCGCAAGAACATTCGCATTGGTTTATCCAGCCGCCTTTCTTATGAAAAACAGCAGAATGAACCAGGCAGCTTCGGATACCGTTTATTCCGTTTTATTCCCACCGTGGAATTGTATGATGAGAACGGAGAGCTGATCGCTTTCCCTATCGGCGATTCATTGCTCAAGAATCCATTCCTCGACGAAAACAGGGATGCATGGGATTCCCAGTCGAGCGCCTACCAGGCTTTCATCAAAGCATTCTTTAGTGTGGACATCCTGCCTGGCTTAAACTTCAGGACCAATCTTTCCATGGACCAGGTGTTTACAGATGCCGGTTCCTATATAGATAACCGCTCTGCCGTTTTTGCGGAAGCATTGAACCAGGCCAGCATCAGCAATGGCAAAAGTTCCCGTTATGCCTGGAACAATATCCTGAACTATAAGAAAACATTTGGCGATCATGCCATTGATGCATTTGGTGTATTTGAATTGCAGGAGAGCAGGAGCCTCAGCAGCAATGCTTCCGGCAGCGATCAGGCATTGGCACAATACAAATGGTATAACATTGATGCCTTAACACAGAATAAAACGCTGGGCAGTGAATTTGTACGTTCACAACAGTTGTCCTATGTAGGCCGTGTGCAGTATGCTTATAAAGACCGTTACATCCTTACCGGTACCATGCGTTATGATGGTGCTTCCCAACTGGCGCCACGTAACCGCTGGGACCTTTTCCCTTCTATCGCCGCCGCATGGAATATCAGCGAAGAACCCTTCTTTAAGGTAAAGCCCGTATCTAATCTTAAACTGCGCGCCAGCTATGGTTTAACAGGTAATAATGCCATCAGTCCCTATGCTACCTATGGCGCAGTACTTACCCGCTATACTATTTTCGGAGGATCTGGTGGGGATATTCCTTATCCTACTTTGGAACCTGATCAATTGGCTGTGGAAACACTGAAATGGGAGAAGACCAAAATGCTCAATGCCGGCCTTGATTTCGGTTTGTTCGAAAACCGTATCACCGGTAGTGTGGACTTCTACAGTTCCAAAACATCTGACCTGCTGAACAGGCGTAAACTGCCTTATACTACCGGTTTCAACAACGTATGGGCCAACATTGGTAAGTCACAGAACACCGGTGTGGAGATCACACTGAATGCAGTGGCTATTGATAAAAAAGACCTGCGCTGGAGCCTGGGCCTTAACTTCTATCATAACAAAGAAGAACTCACAGAACTCTACGATCCCCGTTTAACAAAAGATATTCAGAATGGCTGGTGGATTGGTTACCCGGTGAATGGCGTTACGTTTGATTATGTATCCGCCGGTATCTGGCAAACCAATGAAGCGCATATTGCAGCTATCTACGGCCGTAAACCGGGAGAAATAAAAATAAAAGACATGGACGGTGATGGTGCAATCACGGGGAACGACCGGCAGATCATAGGTACGGAACGTCCCACGCTGGGATCATCCCTTACCACCACACTCACTTACCGCAATTTTGATCTGATGCTGGATGTGTATTCTGAAATTGGCGCCCTAACGCGGGACGATTGGAGTACTACCAGGTGGGCGAACGACATGGGCCGTTTTAATGCCGCGAAGATAGATTACTGGACGCCTGACAATCCTTCCAACAAATACCCGCAACCTTTAGCCGGCAGAAGTTCCCTTGATTTTATTTCTTCTATTGGCTATTACAAGAATGACTTCGTGCGGCTGCGTAATGCCACACTGGGGTACACCTTCACTAAGCTGCTCCCGTTTGCAGAACGTGCCCGGGTATATGTTGCTGCGGCCGAACCTTTACGCTACTGGCGTTATACCGCAGAAGGCGGATTGTCTGACAGAGAGGTGGTCTATAACATTGGTTTTAACCTCACTTTTTAA
- a CDS encoding RagB/SusD family nutrient uptake outer membrane protein, with translation MKKISLLYACLFLLPFTACKKYLNEESYGATTQVFKTEEGALTLLNSLYDRLRLMGYGSGNLGYMTESGTDIWLRGGGNGNVQLTEYRTLDAQYGLNGNMWNHYYKGVWNANYFLEQAKNITWSSESKKSQKIGEALTLKAYFLFFIVNTWGGVHLPRTTDYNEGLIAARSTEEEFYTEIFKCLNEALTTVPLTSTETGRITKPVVEAFLARVHLYHKDWDKVIEYSSNVITKYNYALIPKWKDLWNAALDRSKEFIWQVNWGKDKSFNQAGANFWFQAFSPFIDQFPGIQTELIWTGYGGVQMVASRFYLGLFNRDADARWKDGFQTVWYYNKPTNKLPLQVTPYVDTALFFVPYVFSAADRARAVNRYTAKDVNDLYSANGIPKDPKVFIGFKKFDDHTRPGALSTENSAEDYSVIRLADVYLMRAEAYIMKSQPGLAANDVNVIRDRATVPGHEAEMDVDASQMTVDFILDERARELGGEMMRWFDLKRTGTLITRVRAYNPEASAYIQPFHVLRPVPQSQFDGMPDPSTLGQNTGYGF, from the coding sequence ATGAAAAAGATCTCACTATTATATGCATGTTTGTTTTTGTTACCATTTACAGCCTGCAAAAAATACCTGAATGAAGAATCCTATGGCGCTACCACACAGGTATTCAAAACAGAAGAGGGTGCGCTGACCTTACTGAACTCTTTATATGACCGTTTACGGTTGATGGGATATGGCAGTGGCAACCTGGGTTATATGACGGAAAGTGGAACGGACATTTGGCTGCGCGGTGGCGGAAATGGTAATGTGCAGTTAACGGAATACCGTACCCTGGATGCACAATATGGGTTGAACGGGAATATGTGGAACCACTATTATAAAGGCGTATGGAATGCGAATTATTTCCTGGAGCAGGCTAAAAATATCACCTGGAGCTCAGAGAGCAAAAAGAGCCAGAAGATAGGGGAGGCGCTGACCTTAAAAGCTTATTTCCTCTTCTTCATCGTGAATACCTGGGGAGGGGTGCATCTGCCTAGAACCACTGACTATAATGAGGGGCTGATTGCCGCACGCAGTACGGAAGAAGAATTTTATACAGAGATATTCAAATGCCTGAATGAAGCGCTGACCACGGTACCGCTTACTTCCACAGAAACAGGCCGCATTACTAAACCGGTGGTGGAAGCCTTCCTGGCACGGGTGCATTTATATCATAAGGACTGGGATAAGGTGATCGAATACAGCTCCAATGTGATCACTAAATATAATTACGCGCTCATCCCTAAATGGAAAGATCTCTGGAATGCGGCCCTTGACCGCAGCAAAGAATTCATTTGGCAGGTGAACTGGGGTAAGGATAAAAGCTTTAACCAGGCAGGTGCTAATTTCTGGTTCCAGGCATTCTCTCCTTTCATTGACCAGTTCCCCGGTATTCAAACGGAACTGATCTGGACGGGTTATGGCGGTGTGCAGATGGTAGCTTCCAGGTTCTACCTGGGCCTCTTTAACCGTGATGCGGATGCCCGTTGGAAAGATGGTTTCCAGACAGTGTGGTATTACAACAAACCCACTAATAAACTGCCTTTGCAGGTGACTCCTTATGTGGATACGGCCTTGTTCTTTGTGCCTTATGTATTCAGCGCGGCAGACAGGGCCAGGGCTGTGAACCGTTATACCGCCAAAGATGTGAATGACCTCTACAGTGCGAATGGCATTCCTAAAGACCCTAAAGTATTCATAGGATTTAAAAAATTTGATGATCATACAAGACCCGGCGCACTGTCTACCGAAAACAGCGCAGAAGATTATTCCGTGATCCGCCTCGCAGATGTTTATCTCATGCGGGCAGAGGCTTATATCATGAAATCACAACCGGGCCTTGCGGCAAACGATGTGAATGTGATCCGGGACCGCGCCACGGTACCGGGGCATGAAGCAGAAATGGATGTAGATGCTTCACAAATGACGGTGGATTTTATTCTGGATGAAAGAGCGCGTGAACTGGGTGGAGAAATGATGCGCTGGTTCGATCTGAAACGTACCGGCACACTGATCACAAGAGTGAGGGCCTATAACCCGGAAGCAAGCGCTTACATCCAGCCGTTCCATGTGTTGCGCCCTGTGCCGCAGTCGCAATTCGACGGTATGCCTGATCCTTCCACACTGGGGCAAAATACTGGTTATGGTTTCTAA
- a CDS encoding glycoside hydrolase family 38 N-terminal domain-containing protein, with protein MSKKSLLLLAGISCFTAVTAQDTFTGIELQPTVAYLKKDGKEARMVRLLFHGGNSYAKATVRMEFNGRLDSVLVPASEKGISLYELPLPGDAVGRETQLSVQLTSGGRVYNSRCMVAPTQKWKVYLLPHSHVDIGYTNVQAKVMKIHLDNIDEAIKIAKKTEQYPEGARFKWNTEAFWVVDHYLAGADEAKKKAFWEAVKKGWINIDGAYANINTSITDSRQLMQMFHTAVKTAKEHGVEIHTMFQGDVPGASWGLSSQADITGIKYFWGAPNAGDRIGNSYKWRDRPFYWQSPGGQKLLYWQSSPYSIGYSLKGNKIPNFFTVEDPLPFYTGKPSENFLNPFLFNYLGELDQKLFPYNMTILTWAMSDNAPIDPELPDAVKEWNERYASPQLVITSVKDFFHDFEAAYGAKVPVVSGDYTEYWTDGIASAARETGINRNNSDRLLQAEAIWALRNKKAFPARDFDTAWNNVLMFNEHTWGAHNSVSNPADPKAIAQWSYKQAFALTGLAQSKDLLAKAAADVTAASGVDVYNTLGQQRTDVVLIPAEQSIAGDLVKDASGRSVPSQRLSTGELAVLVKQIPAFSKQRFTIHNGKAYAGERATVTTTTLQNKFYTIKLDEKTGHIISLEKAGRNLADSGGLNQYTYLPDAAKEKVRFAGPAKVTIKEKGPLVVSLEVVSDAPGANSLKREVRLTAGVDRVEIINTLDKKAVPEKEGVHFAFPFKVPGAQVRYSIPWGSVAAEEDQLQHANRNWYSVQRWVDVSNKDFGVTWSSLDAPLFEIGTQTSAGLLGGLTRSPKWISYMEQSPAIYSWVMNNLWHTNFRRDQEGVTVFRYALQVHDAYDVVAANQRGFSNHRSLVATPAAGPATESLFFSIDNKAVYVESIKPAADGKGVVVQLVNTQEQPAVVTFKGKVNVWQSNMLEEYKNKLEDRVELPGKGVIMVRVETK; from the coding sequence ATGAGTAAGAAAAGTTTGTTGTTGCTGGCAGGGATCAGTTGCTTTACCGCCGTAACTGCGCAGGACACATTCACCGGCATTGAGCTGCAACCTACGGTAGCTTACCTGAAGAAAGACGGAAAGGAAGCCAGGATGGTACGCCTGCTTTTTCATGGCGGTAACAGCTACGCAAAAGCAACGGTACGTATGGAATTTAACGGCAGGTTGGATAGTGTGCTGGTACCCGCCAGTGAAAAGGGCATAAGCTTATATGAACTGCCCTTGCCGGGAGACGCGGTGGGCAGGGAAACACAACTGAGTGTACAGCTAACATCCGGCGGCAGGGTATACAACAGCCGCTGCATGGTAGCACCCACACAGAAATGGAAAGTATACCTCCTGCCGCATTCGCATGTGGACATTGGTTATACCAATGTGCAGGCAAAGGTGATGAAGATCCACCTGGATAACATTGATGAAGCCATCAAGATTGCAAAGAAAACAGAACAGTATCCTGAGGGCGCGCGTTTTAAATGGAATACAGAAGCTTTCTGGGTAGTAGATCATTACCTGGCCGGCGCAGATGAAGCAAAGAAGAAAGCTTTCTGGGAAGCGGTGAAGAAAGGATGGATCAATATTGATGGGGCATATGCCAACATCAATACCAGTATCACAGATTCCCGCCAGCTGATGCAGATGTTCCATACCGCGGTGAAAACTGCCAAGGAGCATGGCGTAGAGATCCATACCATGTTCCAGGGAGATGTACCCGGTGCTTCATGGGGCTTGTCCAGCCAGGCAGATATCACAGGCATAAAGTATTTCTGGGGCGCACCCAATGCCGGAGACCGCATTGGTAATTCCTACAAGTGGCGGGACAGGCCTTTCTACTGGCAATCTCCCGGCGGGCAGAAACTCCTTTACTGGCAAAGCTCTCCTTACTCTATCGGTTATTCCCTGAAGGGCAACAAGATCCCTAACTTCTTTACGGTAGAAGATCCCTTGCCTTTTTATACCGGCAAACCTTCTGAGAACTTCCTCAACCCTTTCCTCTTTAATTATTTAGGCGAACTGGACCAGAAGTTATTCCCTTATAACATGACCATCCTCACCTGGGCCATGAGTGATAATGCACCCATTGATCCGGAACTACCGGATGCGGTGAAAGAATGGAATGAAAGATATGCTTCCCCACAACTGGTGATCACTTCCGTGAAAGATTTCTTTCATGACTTTGAAGCAGCATATGGAGCCAAAGTACCTGTAGTATCAGGAGATTATACGGAGTACTGGACGGATGGTATTGCTTCTGCGGCAAGGGAAACAGGTATTAACCGTAATAACTCAGACAGGTTGTTACAGGCAGAAGCTATCTGGGCATTACGTAATAAGAAAGCATTTCCCGCACGTGATTTTGATACTGCCTGGAATAATGTGCTGATGTTCAACGAACATACCTGGGGGGCACATAACAGCGTATCCAATCCTGCAGATCCCAAAGCCATTGCACAATGGAGCTACAAGCAGGCTTTTGCGTTAACAGGCCTGGCACAGTCAAAAGACCTGCTGGCAAAAGCTGCGGCAGATGTAACTGCTGCCAGTGGAGTAGATGTATACAATACATTAGGGCAGCAACGTACAGATGTGGTACTGATCCCCGCAGAACAAAGCATTGCCGGAGATCTGGTGAAAGATGCGAGTGGCAGGTCAGTTCCTTCACAACGTTTAAGTACAGGAGAACTGGCGGTACTCGTGAAACAGATCCCCGCTTTTTCAAAACAACGTTTTACCATTCATAATGGTAAGGCATATGCAGGAGAACGGGCTACTGTAACCACCACAACTTTGCAGAATAAATTCTATACAATAAAACTGGACGAAAAAACCGGCCACATTATCAGCCTAGAGAAAGCAGGGCGTAACCTCGCAGACTCCGGCGGCCTGAACCAATACACTTACCTGCCTGACGCGGCGAAAGAGAAGGTCCGGTTCGCAGGGCCGGCAAAGGTCACTATTAAAGAGAAAGGACCTTTAGTGGTAAGTCTTGAAGTAGTGTCTGACGCACCCGGCGCTAATTCGCTGAAGAGAGAAGTAAGATTAACGGCAGGAGTAGACCGTGTAGAGATCATCAATACCCTGGATAAAAAAGCAGTGCCTGAAAAAGAAGGTGTACACTTTGCATTTCCTTTTAAGGTACCTGGTGCACAGGTGCGCTACAGTATTCCCTGGGGTAGTGTGGCAGCAGAGGAAGATCAGTTACAACATGCTAACAGGAACTGGTATTCCGTACAACGCTGGGTAGATGTGTCCAACAAAGACTTTGGCGTTACCTGGTCCAGCCTGGATGCGCCTTTGTTTGAGATAGGCACGCAAACCAGTGCCGGATTGTTGGGTGGCCTCACACGTTCACCGAAGTGGATCAGTTACATGGAGCAAAGCCCGGCCATTTATTCCTGGGTAATGAACAACCTCTGGCATACCAATTTCCGGAGGGACCAGGAAGGCGTAACGGTGTTCCGTTATGCGCTGCAGGTGCATGATGCGTATGACGTAGTTGCAGCCAATCAGCGGGGCTTCAGTAATCACCGTTCTTTAGTGGCAACACCTGCTGCAGGGCCTGCCACCGAATCACTTTTCTTTTCTATTGACAATAAAGCAGTGTACGTAGAGAGCATTAAACCTGCGGCAGATGGAAAAGGTGTGGTGGTACAACTGGTCAATACACAGGAACAGCCTGCTGTGGTTACCTTTAAAGGCAAGGTCAACGTATGGCAAAGCAATATGCTGGAAGAATATAAAAATAAACTGGAAGATCGTGTTGAACTGCCGGGCAAGGGCGTCATCATGGTACGTGTAGAAACTAAATAA
- a CDS encoding Kelch repeat-containing protein, protein METYFGYIMRVITGNRQNIDVVYNQRLATFNFIIGETLAGNVTIDTLQLYGGWSRFSIRFDEPQQEASFYVNDKFICKGKVNLYKSPCCQIFFGTNNYEGYQTLDTPPMNIKDIRILEDGKVKHYFPLSEVRGTEAGDSAGKRTALIRNPAWIKPRHQNWMTVKTATINGSPSVAFDKQQEVLYIVAKDSLYRFSLKDLRFTGVQLAKGREVLPAGNQSVFNKQLYNFYIDQQKVSTYDTATRTWDVNFATGELTEWWQANKFYSTVDTAIYIIGGYGQLQYKNKVQRYHIPTQQWDSLAVKGDAFMPRYLAALGTNAATDTAYILGGYGSNTGDQAINPKYNYDLMAYSVRNSTFSHIYHLPEPASQFCFANSLIIDPGSRDYYTLIYPTDKFNSKLQLIKGSLETPSYQLMGDTIPYAYYDIRSYADLYYCPASKKLVTVTLYHERDDVTSLKIYTLDFPPNPVVPERAPAGKQRFGFWMYIAGGLVILLLAYNFARKKKVPVPAERAVLLPDEEAPEAAAELSTIYLFGQFEVFDKSGNDITKQFTPLLKELFLLLLIYTYKDGKGISSEELYEALWSDKPAKDARNNYSVNIVKLKAILEKIGDCHIGRESGKWKFEILQDSMKIDYQHYVEWMAHKPALQKPAINELLQIVHRGSFLKTVHYEWLDDIKANISGQVTDLLLQYIAVTDLQAEAEFIVKVTNAILHFDNLNEEALGYKCRCLIISGRHKMAKDAYLKFTKEYKESYGQEFGRSFTEITLEA, encoded by the coding sequence ATGGAAACCTATTTCGGTTACATCATGCGTGTGATCACAGGGAACCGTCAGAATATTGATGTGGTATATAATCAAAGGCTGGCCACCTTCAATTTCATCATTGGAGAAACATTAGCCGGCAACGTAACTATAGATACCCTTCAGTTATACGGCGGCTGGAGCCGTTTCAGCATACGTTTTGACGAACCGCAGCAGGAAGCCTCCTTTTACGTGAACGACAAGTTCATCTGCAAAGGCAAGGTGAACCTTTATAAAAGCCCCTGTTGCCAGATCTTCTTCGGCACCAATAATTATGAAGGGTATCAAACACTGGATACGCCCCCGATGAACATTAAAGATATCCGCATCCTCGAAGACGGGAAGGTGAAACACTACTTTCCGTTATCCGAGGTAAGAGGTACTGAGGCTGGAGACAGTGCAGGGAAAAGAACAGCGCTGATCAGGAACCCCGCCTGGATAAAACCACGGCACCAGAACTGGATGACAGTTAAAACTGCTACCATCAACGGATCTCCCAGTGTGGCCTTCGACAAACAGCAGGAAGTGCTGTACATCGTAGCCAAAGATTCCCTTTACCGTTTCAGTTTGAAGGACCTCCGTTTTACAGGTGTGCAACTGGCTAAAGGGCGTGAGGTATTACCCGCCGGCAATCAGTCCGTTTTTAATAAACAGTTATATAACTTTTATATTGACCAGCAGAAGGTAAGCACTTATGATACGGCAACCCGCACCTGGGATGTGAACTTTGCAACAGGAGAGCTTACAGAATGGTGGCAGGCCAACAAGTTCTATTCTACTGTAGATACAGCTATCTATATAATAGGCGGATATGGCCAGCTGCAATACAAAAATAAAGTACAGCGTTACCATATCCCTACGCAGCAATGGGATTCACTGGCTGTAAAAGGCGATGCCTTTATGCCCCGTTACCTGGCTGCCTTAGGTACAAATGCAGCTACAGACACTGCTTACATATTGGGCGGATATGGCAGCAATACAGGCGATCAGGCCATCAACCCAAAGTATAATTACGACCTGATGGCCTACAGCGTGCGCAACAGCACCTTTTCACATATCTATCATTTACCGGAACCTGCCAGCCAGTTCTGTTTTGCCAACAGCCTGATCATCGATCCGGGCAGCCGGGATTATTATACCCTCATCTATCCTACAGACAAGTTCAATTCGAAATTACAGCTCATAAAAGGTTCACTGGAAACACCTTCCTATCAATTGATGGGAGACACCATTCCTTATGCTTACTATGATATCCGTTCTTATGCAGACCTGTATTACTGCCCCGCCAGCAAAAAACTGGTGACGGTAACGCTTTATCATGAGCGGGATGATGTTACCAGCCTGAAGATCTATACGCTGGATTTCCCGCCTAATCCTGTAGTGCCGGAACGGGCACCCGCAGGCAAACAACGTTTTGGGTTCTGGATGTACATAGCAGGTGGCCTGGTGATACTGTTGCTCGCTTATAATTTTGCCCGTAAAAAGAAAGTACCTGTACCGGCAGAACGCGCAGTACTGCTGCCTGATGAAGAAGCGCCGGAAGCAGCCGCTGAACTTTCCACTATTTATCTCTTCGGGCAGTTTGAAGTGTTTGATAAAAGTGGAAATGATATCACAAAACAGTTCACGCCTTTATTAAAGGAATTGTTCCTGCTGCTCCTGATCTATACTTATAAAGATGGAAAAGGCATCTCTTCAGAAGAACTCTATGAAGCCCTGTGGAGTGATAAGCCTGCAAAAGATGCACGGAACAACTATTCCGTGAACATCGTGAAATTAAAGGCTATCCTGGAAAAGATAGGAGACTGCCACATCGGGCGCGAGTCCGGCAAATGGAAGTTCGAGATCCTGCAGGATTCCATGAAGATAGACTATCAGCATTACGTAGAATGGATGGCACATAAGCCAGCCCTGCAGAAACCTGCCATAAATGAACTCCTGCAGATCGTACACCGCGGCTCTTTCCTGAAAACCGTACATTATGAATGGCTGGACGATATCAAAGCCAATATCTCCGGCCAGGTTACCGACCTGCTGTTGCAATACATTGCCGTTACAGACCTGCAGGCGGAAGCGGAGTTCATTGTAAAGGTCACTAATGCCATCCTGCATTTTGATAATCTCAATGAGGAAGCCCTGGGATATAAATGCCGTTGCCTCATCATCTCCGGAAGGCATAAAATGGCCAAGGATGCCTACCTCAAATTCACCAAAGAATACAAAGAAAGTTATGGCCAGGAGTTTGGCCGCAGTTTTACGGAAATTACTTTAGAGGCTTAA